A DNA window from Dehalococcoidia bacterium contains the following coding sequences:
- a CDS encoding hemerythrin domain-containing protein — protein sequence MPDALQVLREDHNKVKEMFQRFERSDDRSEKKKIAEEAIMELEVHAQIEEEIFYPAMRKQLGNNELLHEAEEEHHVAKMLMEELQTMRLNDKTFDAKFTVLAENVKHHIGEEEGEMFPKATEAGRAVLDRVGQQLTERKVALMDEMRSAPRKRRAATGSRSGARTRTGRTARTTAGSRTTTTSRTRPGAAKPRTSTGTRSTSAKRTTRAASGRTTRAAAGTRSRAATTRGTRSSRTSTARGTPRSAATRSRTGGSTRARTTSTSKRATTKRGTGSRSRR from the coding sequence ATGCCCGACGCCCTGCAAGTGCTCCGCGAGGACCACAACAAGGTCAAGGAGATGTTCCAGCGCTTCGAGAGGAGCGACGATCGCTCGGAGAAGAAGAAGATCGCCGAAGAAGCGATCATGGAGTTGGAAGTGCACGCGCAGATAGAAGAGGAGATCTTCTATCCGGCGATGCGCAAGCAACTCGGCAACAATGAGTTGCTGCACGAAGCCGAGGAAGAGCACCACGTGGCCAAGATGCTCATGGAAGAGCTGCAGACCATGCGCCTCAATGACAAGACGTTCGACGCCAAGTTCACCGTCCTCGCCGAGAACGTGAAGCACCACATCGGCGAAGAGGAAGGCGAGATGTTCCCGAAGGCGACGGAGGCTGGCCGGGCGGTGCTCGACCGCGTCGGCCAGCAGCTCACGGAACGAAAGGTTGCGTTGATGGACGAGATGCGGAGCGCGCCGCGCAAGCGCCGCGCTGCGACAGGTTCGCGCAGCGGAGCGCGGACGCGCACCGGCCGCACGGCCCGCACGACGGCAGGCAGCCGCACGACAACGACGTCGCGGACGCGGCCCGGCGCGGCGAAGCCCCGGACGAGCACCGGCACGCGATCGACGTCCGCAAAGCGGACCACGCGCGCCGCGTCAGGGCGGACGACGCGCGCGGCCGCTGGCACGCGCTCGCGAGCGGCGACGACGCGTGGCACGCGTTCGAGCCGGACCTCCACAGCACGCGGGACGCCGCGTTCGGCGGCGACGCGATCGCGGACGGGCGGCTCGACGCGTGCGCGCACGACATCGACCAGCAAGCGCGCCACGACGAAGCGCGGGACGGGGTCGCGCAGCCGCCGGTAA
- a CDS encoding CAP domain-containing protein, giving the protein MYTRTIEGSLRAVLCTSLLVALFAIGLTRDTPRAQAAGDCNINETVDAEEQAFLKLINQHRAQNGRAPLGLSYTLSRAAAWKSKDLGVNAYFAHDDLNRTRAQRIRDCGYRYNTYLGENIAAGVSSAQAAFDLWKNSSGHNANMLGSNYTTIGIGREYVVGSPYGWYWTTEFGGVDDGYATIAQPAPVAPLPQPDAGGDEQDETPPELSLRVRGKGRTLTVTANASDAGGVERVAFWADGVLVKTDRRAPYEARIRVPRRGTSQVEARAYDPAGNLTIERVTVGAQRR; this is encoded by the coding sequence ATGTACACGCGGACCATCGAGGGCTCGCTGCGCGCGGTGCTCTGCACGTCGCTGCTCGTCGCGTTGTTTGCGATCGGGCTGACGCGCGACACGCCGCGGGCGCAAGCGGCGGGCGACTGCAACATCAACGAGACCGTCGACGCAGAGGAGCAGGCGTTCCTCAAGCTGATCAATCAACATCGTGCGCAGAACGGGCGGGCGCCACTCGGACTGTCGTACACGTTATCGCGCGCCGCGGCGTGGAAGTCGAAAGACCTGGGCGTCAACGCCTACTTCGCGCACGACGACCTGAACCGCACGCGGGCGCAGCGCATCCGCGACTGCGGCTACCGCTACAACACCTACCTCGGCGAAAACATCGCTGCCGGCGTTTCGAGCGCACAGGCGGCATTCGACCTGTGGAAGAACAGCAGCGGCCACAACGCGAACATGCTCGGGTCGAACTACACGACGATCGGCATCGGGCGCGAGTACGTCGTGGGCAGTCCGTACGGCTGGTACTGGACGACCGAATTCGGCGGCGTCGACGATGGATACGCAACGATCGCGCAGCCGGCGCCCGTCGCCCCCCTGCCACAGCCTGACGCGGGCGGCGATGAGCAAGACGAAACGCCACCGGAACTCTCACTTCGAGTACGCGGCAAGGGCCGTACGTTGACCGTGACGGCGAACGCCTCCGATGCCGGCGGCGTCGAGCGCGTGGCGTTCTGGGCCGATGGCGTGCTCGTGAAGACTGACCGCCGGGCGCCGTACGAAGCCCGCATCCGCGTGCCGCGCAGGGGCACGTCGCAGGTCGAAGCGCGCGCCTATGACCCTGCGGGCAACCTCACGATCGAACGGGTGACCGTCGGCGCTCAGCGTCGCTAA
- a CDS encoding DUF5670 family protein, with amino-acid sequence MASLLWLVFAVLLVLWLVGFAVNWGAFIWVLLIAALVMLVVNLVSGTRTGRWY; translated from the coding sequence ATGGCTTCCTTATTGTGGCTGGTTTTCGCGGTGCTGCTGGTCCTCTGGCTAGTGGGCTTCGCGGTGAACTGGGGCGCGTTCATCTGGGTGCTGCTCATCGCGGCACTCGTCATGCTGGTGGTGAACCTGGTCAGCGGGACGCGCACCGGAAGGTGGTATTGA
- a CDS encoding response regulator transcription factor: MSAEPLVLAVDDEAGILRLIKLELSTQGFRVVTAENGEQALRMAEEHRPDIVLLDIVMPDITGLEVMRKLRERTNIPVILLTAKGSDADKVRGLEMGADDYLAKPFSPEELSARVRAVLRRALGSAGLENVVHAGAVEVDLNRRLVKRHGELVTLTRTEWMLLQHLAANAGKIMLNAELLSKVWGPEYRDDLQYLRVWVSRLRRKLEEEPSQPKLIKTFQGIGYMFDLGIEDGNAQSAEEEEEVDIGVEA, from the coding sequence ATGTCGGCTGAACCACTCGTCCTTGCGGTAGACGACGAAGCGGGGATCCTGCGCCTGATCAAACTCGAGCTTTCGACGCAGGGATTCCGCGTCGTCACTGCCGAGAACGGCGAGCAGGCCCTCCGCATGGCAGAAGAACACCGCCCCGATATCGTCCTGCTCGATATCGTCATGCCGGACATCACCGGCCTCGAAGTGATGCGCAAACTGCGAGAGCGCACCAACATCCCCGTCATCCTGCTCACGGCCAAGGGCAGCGACGCGGACAAGGTGCGCGGGCTGGAGATGGGCGCCGACGACTATCTCGCCAAGCCCTTCAGCCCCGAAGAACTCAGCGCCCGCGTCCGCGCCGTCTTGCGGCGCGCCCTCGGGTCTGCCGGTCTCGAGAACGTTGTCCACGCGGGCGCGGTCGAAGTAGACCTCAACCGGCGGCTCGTCAAGCGCCACGGCGAACTCGTGACGCTCACCCGCACCGAGTGGATGCTGTTGCAGCACCTGGCTGCCAACGCGGGAAAGATCATGCTGAATGCGGAGTTGCTCAGCAAAGTCTGGGGGCCCGAGTACCGCGACGACCTCCAGTACCTGCGTGTCTGGGTGTCGCGGCTGCGTCGCAAGCTTGAAGAAGAGCCGTCACAGCCGAAGCTGATCAAGACCTTCCAGGGCATCGGCTACATGTTCGACCTCGGGATCGAGGACGGCAACGCGCAGTCCGCCGAGGAAGAAGAAGAAGTTGACATAGGTGTCGAAGCCTGA
- a CDS encoding SRPBCC family protein produces the protein MATIEKSIEVQVPVRTAYNQWTQFEEFPRFMEGVKEVRQVDDTHLHWVADVGGKTEEWDARITEQSPDQRVAWTAESGSTNAGVVTFHKLDPETTRVMLQMEYDPAGVVETVGDKLGFVSRRVEGDLGRFKEFIEERGRETGAWRGEVKQDNG, from the coding sequence ATGGCGACGATCGAGAAGTCGATTGAGGTCCAGGTGCCGGTGCGCACGGCGTACAACCAGTGGACCCAGTTCGAAGAGTTCCCGCGATTCATGGAAGGCGTGAAGGAAGTACGCCAGGTCGATGACACGCACCTCCACTGGGTCGCCGACGTCGGGGGCAAGACGGAGGAGTGGGACGCACGGATCACAGAGCAGTCGCCGGACCAGCGCGTCGCCTGGACGGCTGAATCGGGCAGCACGAACGCCGGCGTCGTCACATTCCACAAGCTCGACCCGGAGACGACGCGCGTGATGCTGCAGATGGAGTACGACCCTGCGGGCGTCGTCGAGACGGTGGGCGACAAGCTGGGATTCGTCTCACGCCGCGTGGAGGGCGACCTGGGCCGCTTCAAGGAGTTCATCGAAGAGCGCGGGCGCGAAACCGGCGCCTGGCGCGGAGAAGTGAAGCAGGATAACGGTTAG